A portion of the Equus quagga isolate Etosha38 chromosome 17, UCLA_HA_Equagga_1.0, whole genome shotgun sequence genome contains these proteins:
- the ASCL2 gene encoding achaete-scute homolog 2, with the protein MDSGALPRPAPPAPGVSGGCATRRRPVSPELLRCSRRRRPGAAETGGGAAAVARRNERERNRVKLVNLGFQALRQHVPHGGASKKLSKVETLRSAVEYIRALQRLLAEHDAVRAALAGGLLAPAARPPAPRGPRGTPAAAASPSCASSSPGRGGSSEPGSPRSAYSSDESGCEGALSPEERELLDFSSWLGGY; encoded by the coding sequence ATGGACAGCGGCGCGCTGCCCCGGCCCGCGCCCCCCGCGCCTGGCGTCTCGGGCGGCTGCGCCACTCGGCGGCGACCTGTGTCCCCAGAGCTGCTGCGCTGTAGCCGGCGGCGGCGGCCAGGCGCGGCGGAGACCGGGGGTGGCGCTGCGGCTGTGGCGCGGCGCAACGAGCGCGAGCGCAACCGCGTGAAGCTGGTGAACTTGGGGTTCCAGGCCCTGCGGCAGCACGTGCCGCACGGCGGCGCCAGCAAGAAGCTGAGCAAGGTGGAGACACTGCGCTCGGCCGTGGAATACATCCGCGCGCTGCAGCGCCTGCTGGCCGAGCACGATGCGGTGCGCGCCGCGTTGGCTGGGGGGCTGCTGGCGCCAGCTGCGCGGCCCCCAGCACCTCGAGGGCCGCGCGGgacccccgccgccgccgcctcgcccTCCTGCGCCTCATCGTCCCCGGGCCGCGGGGGCAGCTCGGAGCCCGGATCCCCGCGCTCCGCCTACTCGTCGGACGAGAGCGGCTGTGAGGGTGCGCTGAGCCCCGAGGAGCGCGAGCTGCTTGACTTCTCCAGCTGGTTAGGGGGCTACTGA